A single Antechinus flavipes isolate AdamAnt ecotype Samford, QLD, Australia chromosome 5, AdamAnt_v2, whole genome shotgun sequence DNA region contains:
- the LOC127539007 gene encoding rab-like protein 2A isoform X2 has translation MAGEPAGAGAGAGTGPGVGAGAGVGADVEPEFDQEKYDAAENVKIICLGDSAVGKSKLMERFLMDGFRPQQLSTYALTLYKHTTTIDGKTILVDFWDTAGQERFQSMHASYYHKAHACIMVFDVQRKVTYKNLNTWYAELREFRPEIPCVVVANKIDADTKVTQKSFNFARKFSLPLYFVSAADGTNVVKNSQDFMDEILQELENFELEKKVGSVTESEPSEASLNLPSP, from the exons ATGGCGGGGGAGCCCgctggggccggggccggggccggaaCCGGGCCTGGGGTCGGCGCCGGGGCCGGGGTCGGGGCGGACGTGGAGCCGGAGTTCGACCAGGAAAAGTACGACGCGGCCGAGAACGTCAAGATCATCTGCCTTGGGGACAGCGCCGTGGGCAAGTCCAA GCTCATGGAGAGATTCCTCATGGACGGATT CCGGCCCCAGCAGCTCTCCACCTACGCCCTGACCCTCTACAAGCACACGACCACTATCGACGGTAAAACCATCCTTGTGG ATTTCTGGGACACGGCGGGGCAGGAGAGGTTCCAGAGCATGCACGCCTCCTACTACCACAAGGCCCACGCCTGCATCATG GTGTTTGACGTGCAGAGAAAAGTCACCTACAAGAACCTGAACACCTGGTATGCGGAGCTTCGAGAGTTCCGCCCCGAGATCCCTTGCGTCGTGGTGGCCAATAAGATTGATG CCGACACCAAGGTAACCCAGAAAAGCTTCAACTTTGCCAGGAAGTTTTCACTGCCTCTGTACTTCGTCTCGGCCGCCGACGGCACCAACGTGGTGAAG AATTCCCAAGACTTCATGGACGAGATCTTACAAGAACTCGAG AACTTTGAGCTGGAGAAGAAGGTGGGGTCCGTGACGGAATCGGAACCGAGCGAAGCCTCTCTGAACCTTCCATCCCCCTGA
- the LOC127539007 gene encoding rab-like protein 2A isoform X1, with protein MAGEPAGAGAGAGTGPGVGAGAGVGADVEPEFDQEKYDAAENVKIICLGDSAVGKSKLMERFLMDGFRPQQLSTYALTLYKHTTTIDGKTILVDFWDTAGQERFQSMHASYYHKAHACIMVFDVQRKVTYKNLNTWYAELREFRPEIPCVVVANKIDADTKVTQKSFNFARKFSLPLYFVSAADGTNVVKLFNDAIRLAVSYKQNSQDFMDEILQELENFELEKKVGSVTESEPSEASLNLPSP; from the exons ATGGCGGGGGAGCCCgctggggccggggccggggccggaaCCGGGCCTGGGGTCGGCGCCGGGGCCGGGGTCGGGGCGGACGTGGAGCCGGAGTTCGACCAGGAAAAGTACGACGCGGCCGAGAACGTCAAGATCATCTGCCTTGGGGACAGCGCCGTGGGCAAGTCCAA GCTCATGGAGAGATTCCTCATGGACGGATT CCGGCCCCAGCAGCTCTCCACCTACGCCCTGACCCTCTACAAGCACACGACCACTATCGACGGTAAAACCATCCTTGTGG ATTTCTGGGACACGGCGGGGCAGGAGAGGTTCCAGAGCATGCACGCCTCCTACTACCACAAGGCCCACGCCTGCATCATG GTGTTTGACGTGCAGAGAAAAGTCACCTACAAGAACCTGAACACCTGGTATGCGGAGCTTCGAGAGTTCCGCCCCGAGATCCCTTGCGTCGTGGTGGCCAATAAGATTGATG CCGACACCAAGGTAACCCAGAAAAGCTTCAACTTTGCCAGGAAGTTTTCACTGCCTCTGTACTTCGTCTCGGCCGCCGACGGCACCAACGTGGTGAAG CTCTTCAATGATGCTATCCGTTTGGCGGTTTCTTACAAACAGAATTCCCAAGACTTCATGGACGAGATCTTACAAGAACTCGAG AACTTTGAGCTGGAGAAGAAGGTGGGGTCCGTGACGGAATCGGAACCGAGCGAAGCCTCTCTGAACCTTCCATCCCCCTGA
- the NME6 gene encoding nucleoside diphosphate kinase 6 isoform X2, which yields MAALGRGGGRLLQLTLALIKPDAVAHPLILEAIHQQILSSQLLIVRVRDLAWRREECQRFYQEHAGRFFYQRLVEFMASGPIRAYILAHEDAIQLWRNLMGPTKVFRARYVAPDSIRGRFGLTDTRNTTHGSDSVVSARREIATFFPDFDERRWYQEEEPGLRSGPVYYDPEGGIHCPQPAAPASDLA from the exons ATGGCGGCGCTGGGGCGTGGGGGCGGCCGCCTGCTGCAGCTCACCCTGGCTCTGATCAAGCCGGACGCCGTGGCCCATCCCCTGATCCTGGAG GCCATTCACCAGCAGATCCTGAGCAGTCAGCTCCTCATCGTGCGCGTGCGAGATCTGGCCTGGAGGCGGGAGGAGTGCCAGAGGTTTTACCAGGAGCACGCAG GGCGCTTTTTCTACCAGCGGTTGGTGGAGTTCATGGCCAG TGGCCCCATTCGGGCCTACATCCTGGCTCACGAGGACGCCATTCAGCTCTGGAGGAACTTGATGGGACCAACCAAGGTGTTCCGCGCCCGCTACGTGGCCCCGGACTCCATCCGTGGGCGCTTCGGCCTCACGGACACGCGCAACACCACCCATGGCTCAG aCTCCGTGGTCTCTGCCCGCAGAGAGATCGCCACCTTCTTCCCCGACTTCGATGAGCGGCGCTGGTACCAGGAGGAGGAGCCCGGCCTGCGCTCTGGCCCCGTGTACTATGACCCCGAGGGAGGCATTCACTGCCCCCAACCGGCCGCCCCTGCCAGTGACCTGGCCTGA
- the NME6 gene encoding nucleoside diphosphate kinase 6 isoform X1, translating into MLILGGPGGGGPPDWLFSRPGFLPGHSPADPEQSAPHRARARSGLEAGGVPEVLPGARRALFLPAVGGVHGQVPPLLLGRGGGCGAHGSPPFLIPSGPIRAYILAHEDAIQLWRNLMGPTKVFRARYVAPDSIRGRFGLTDTRNTTHGSDSVVSARREIATFFPDFDERRWYQEEEPGLRSGPVYYDPEGGIHCPQPAAPASDLA; encoded by the exons ATGCTCATCCTGGGAGGCCCCGGGGGAGGGGGTCCCCCGGACTGGCTTTTTAGCCGCCCCGGCTTCCTTCCAGGCCATTCACCAGCAGATCCTGAGCAGTCAGCTCCTCATCGTGCGCGTGCGAGATCTGGCCTGGAGGCGGGAGGAGTGCCAGAGGTTTTACCAGGAGCACGCAG GGCGCTTTTTCTACCAGCGGTTGGTGGAGTTCATGGCCAGGTACCCCCGCTTCtcctggggagggggggtgggtGTGGAGCTCATGGGTCACCCCCTTTCCTCATCCCCAGTGGCCCCATTCGGGCCTACATCCTGGCTCACGAGGACGCCATTCAGCTCTGGAGGAACTTGATGGGACCAACCAAGGTGTTCCGCGCCCGCTACGTGGCCCCGGACTCCATCCGTGGGCGCTTCGGCCTCACGGACACGCGCAACACCACCCATGGCTCAG aCTCCGTGGTCTCTGCCCGCAGAGAGATCGCCACCTTCTTCCCCGACTTCGATGAGCGGCGCTGGTACCAGGAGGAGGAGCCCGGCCTGCGCTCTGGCCCCGTGTACTATGACCCCGAGGGAGGCATTCACTGCCCCCAACCGGCCGCCCCTGCCAGTGACCTGGCCTGA